The following are encoded together in the Pirellulales bacterium genome:
- a CDS encoding 2OG-Fe(II) oxygenase, which yields MGALDFAAFRAAELVRKPFDYLVLPGFVRPEARAAINASYPKIERPGSFPLSEVTYGPAFGNLVAELNGDEMRAAFEEKFGIDLSGRPTMVTVRGCASAKDGRIHTDTPSKIITVLVYMNSNWEAPGGRLRLLRSADDLDDVLVEVPPDEGTLLCFRRSNNSFHGHKPFVGQRRVLQFNWVTEQRIVDRELKRHRFSAWTKRILSLGGRSAEAAEYRTAS from the coding sequence ATGGGCGCACTCGATTTCGCGGCCTTCCGCGCCGCTGAGTTGGTCCGAAAACCGTTCGACTACCTGGTGCTGCCCGGCTTCGTCCGGCCCGAAGCGCGCGCGGCGATCAACGCCAGCTACCCCAAGATCGAGCGTCCGGGCAGCTTTCCGCTGAGCGAGGTGACCTACGGCCCGGCGTTCGGCAACCTGGTCGCCGAGCTCAACGGCGACGAGATGCGCGCGGCCTTCGAAGAGAAGTTCGGCATCGACCTTTCGGGCCGCCCGACGATGGTCACCGTGCGCGGCTGTGCCAGCGCCAAAGACGGCCGCATCCACACCGACACGCCCTCGAAGATCATCACCGTGTTGGTCTACATGAACTCGAACTGGGAAGCGCCGGGCGGCCGGCTGCGGTTGCTGCGGTCGGCCGACGATCTCGACGACGTGCTTGTCGAAGTTCCGCCCGACGAAGGCACGTTGCTCTGTTTCCGCCGGTCGAACAATTCGTTCCACGGGCACAAGCCGTTCGTCGGCCAGCGTCGCGTTTTGCAATTCAATTGGGTGACGGAGCAGCGGATTGTCGACCGCGAGCTCAAGCGGCACCGTTTTTCGGCCTGGACCAAGCGCATCCTGTCGCTCGGCGGCCGCTCGGCGGAGGCGGCGGAGTATCGGACCGCCTCGTAG
- the waaF gene encoding lipopolysaccharide heptosyltransferase II: MSSEPLLTRSFDRILLIKPSAVGDIVHTLPVLVRLRERYPDAQIDWLVTPENADLVRHHPDLSNVVLFDRRRYARFGREWFATKGMLGLLRTLRRSQYELVVDLHGQLRSALFTVASGAPFRVGFERAREGAWLVYSHHIPLLDRQAHAVDRYLWLGEVLGFEPGVPDFRIYLPEAVEERVDDLLSRHGLASHPLALLVPGTVWQTKHWRVEGFAGVARHLIQRDFRVILAGAPKDRARCRQVAALAPAVCDLSGQTTLAEMISLVRRSELCVTNDSGSMHLAVALGRPVVSVFGPTSAALTGPYGRTDAVVQAHVPCSPCLLRKLAHCHHHHICMEEVTTGMVVHRLESLLARAI; encoded by the coding sequence ATGAGCAGCGAACCCCTTCTCACCCGCTCGTTCGATCGCATTCTGCTCATCAAGCCGTCCGCGGTGGGCGACATCGTCCACACGTTGCCGGTGCTGGTGCGGCTGCGCGAGCGTTATCCCGATGCGCAGATCGATTGGCTGGTGACGCCCGAAAACGCCGATCTGGTGCGGCACCATCCCGACCTGTCGAACGTGGTGCTGTTCGACCGGCGGCGCTATGCGCGGTTCGGACGCGAATGGTTTGCCACCAAGGGAATGCTGGGCTTGCTCCGCACCCTGCGTCGTTCGCAATATGAGTTGGTGGTCGACCTGCACGGTCAACTCCGGTCGGCATTGTTCACGGTGGCCAGCGGGGCGCCGTTTCGCGTCGGTTTCGAGCGGGCGCGCGAAGGGGCCTGGCTGGTCTACTCGCACCACATTCCGCTGCTCGATCGCCAGGCGCACGCGGTCGATCGATATTTGTGGCTGGGCGAAGTGTTGGGGTTCGAGCCGGGCGTGCCCGACTTCCGCATTTATCTGCCGGAGGCGGTCGAAGAGCGCGTCGACGATCTTTTGTCGCGACACGGCCTCGCCTCGCACCCGTTGGCCCTGCTGGTGCCGGGCACGGTGTGGCAAACCAAGCATTGGCGCGTGGAAGGCTTTGCCGGCGTCGCGAGGCATTTGATCCAGCGCGATTTCAGAGTGATTCTGGCCGGCGCGCCGAAAGACCGCGCTCGCTGCCGGCAGGTGGCCGCGCTCGCGCCGGCGGTGTGCGACTTGTCGGGCCAAACGACCTTGGCCGAAATGATCTCGCTCGTACGCCGCTCGGAGTTGTGCGTCACCAACGATTCCGGCTCGATGCACCTGGCCGTGGCGCTGGGCCGGCCGGTGGTGAGCGTGTTCGGCCCCACGAGCGCCGCGCTGACCGGCCCCTACGGCCGCACCGACGCCGTCGTGCAGGCCCACGTGCCGTGCTCGCCCTGCCTGTTGCGCAAACTGGCTCACTGCCACCATCATCACATCTGCATGGAGGAGGTGACGACGGGCATGGTCGTACACCGCCTGGAGAGCCTGTTGGCCCGTGCCATCTGA